A window of the Tursiops truncatus isolate mTurTru1 chromosome 14, mTurTru1.mat.Y, whole genome shotgun sequence genome harbors these coding sequences:
- the SERTAD2 gene encoding SERTA domain-containing protein 2 translates to MLGKGGKRKFDEHEDGLEGKIVSPSDGPSKVSYTLQRQTIFNISLMKLYNHRPLTEPSLQKTVLINNMLRRIQEELKQEGSLRPAFPASSPPADPLGSSYREAPPAFSHPAPAPCELGGAAPLEACLTPASLLEDDQDTFCTSPAAQPAAPARLAPPALPPEKDSFSSALDEIEELCPTSTSMEAAEATTDDPKGDSGGPGAQRPEGLQDGRPDDPKLMDSLPGNFEITTSTGFLTDLTLDDILFADIDTSMYDFDPCTSASGTSSKMSPVSADDLLKTLAPYSSQPVAPSQPFKMDLTELDHIMEVLVGS, encoded by the coding sequence ATgttggggaaaggaggaaaacGGAAGTTTGACGAGCATGAAGATGGGCTGGAAGGCAAAATTGTGTCCCCCTCCGACGGTCCGTCCAAGGTGTCTTACACCTTACAGCGCCAGACTATCTTCAACATTTCCCTTATGAAACTCTACAACCACAGGCCCCTCACAGAGCCCAGCTTGCAAAAGACCGTGCTCATCAACAACATGTTGAGGCGGATCCAGGAGGAGCTGAAGCAGGAGGGCAGCCTGAGGCCCGCGTTCCCCGCCTCTTCGCCGCCCGCCGACCCGCTGGGCTCCAGCTACCGGGAGGCACCGCCTGCCTTCAGCCACCCCGCGCCCGCGCCCTGCGAGCTGGGCGGCGCTGCGCCCCTGGAGGCCTGCCTCACCCCCGCCTCACTGCTCGAGGACGACCAGGACACGTTTTGCACTTCCCCGGCCGCGCAGCCTGCGGCCCCCGCCAGACTCGCACCTCCTGCCCTCCCGCCGGAAAAGGACAGCTTCTCCTCCGCCCTGGACGAGATCGAGGAGCTCTGTCCCACATCTACCTCCATGGAGGCCGCGGAGGCCACCACCGACGACCCGAAAGGGGACTCCGGCGGGCCCGGCGCGCAGAGACCCGAGGGGCTCCAGGACGGCCGGCCCGACGACCCGAAACTGATGGACTCCCTGCCCGGCAACTTTGAGATCACCACGTCCACGGGCTTCCTGACAGACTTGACCCTGGACGACATCCTGTTTGCCGACATTGACACGTCCATGTACGACTTTGACCCCTGCACGTCCGCGTCGGGGACATCCTCAAAAATGTCCCCCGTGTCGGCCGACGACCTCCTCAAGACGCTGGCTCCCTACAGCAGCCAGCCCGTCGCCCCGAGCCAGCCTTTCAAGATGGACCTCACGGAGCTGGACCACATCATGGAGGTGCTGGTCGGGTCCTGA